From Candidatus Thiodictyon syntrophicum, a single genomic window includes:
- a CDS encoding c-type cytochrome, with translation MKGVLILPILLVAAAAAGADPQAPAVLEGFGGAAEPSAAALYAEFCAGCHGQDPVPLSGGPYPALFGNPQIAAAGAVYVAVKALHGTGNMYPLCAFASDAEIAAIANYLAAANAHQGAPLSVEAVAPLRPAAGDCPVSH, from the coding sequence ATGAAGGGCGTGCTGATCCTTCCGATCCTGCTCGTCGCCGCTGCCGCGGCGGGTGCTGATCCGCAAGCACCCGCCGTCCTCGAGGGATTTGGTGGGGCGGCTGAACCCTCTGCGGCCGCGTTGTACGCCGAATTTTGCGCCGGCTGCCACGGGCAGGATCCCGTGCCCCTGAGCGGCGGCCCCTATCCCGCCCTCTTCGGTAACCCCCAGATCGCCGCCGCCGGCGCCGTCTATGTCGCCGTCAAGGCCCTGCACGGGACCGGCAACATGTACCCGCTCTGCGCCTTTGCCAGTGACGCCGAGATCGCGGCCATCGCCAACTACCTCGCCGCCGCCAACGCTCACCAGGGGGCACCGCTGAGCGTCGAGGCGGTGGCCCCGCTACGACCGGCGGCGGGGGACTGTCCGGTTTCGCATTAG
- a CDS encoding flavin monoamine oxidase family protein, with product MKNDDGEGLNRGRRKLLIAAALLAGTRWPGRLEASEGTGSPAAILPAGSARGREVLILGAGIAGLVSAYELHQAGCRVRVLEARERVGGRCWTLRRGDRISEFGGAEQVCDFAPGDYLNPAANRIKPDHLGVLSYVRTLGVPVELFESGPLGQNWLLRRRPGHPLTGRRLRFRELDRDELGYAMQRLVALLEPAGTAPGLEDKELAAWARGFGELNAAGRYVGTAARGYRVPPGAVDAPGEPAPPLPADQIWSYGPLSAVPDWVDSAKYPTPVLTVTGGIDGLARAVAARLPAGTIRQGAEVMRIRQDAAGVTVHWRDAASGQVHQERAQQAVCTIPFIVLARIDSDFDPALRPIIAGLPYEPVVKVGLAFRRRFWEQDEQVFGGYSYLDDPDLMIIYPSARLGAPTGVLTHYYSVRDSLPLAALTPAERARRALTDLQYLHPGAGTDFASAVSIAWARTPFSAGCFGNWSANARARDLPRIAAGDRRVIFAGEHISQIPGWMEGAVQSAHAGLKRLAQQWELRS from the coding sequence ATGAAGAACGATGACGGTGAAGGGCTCAATCGTGGCCGGCGGAAGCTGCTGATCGCGGCCGCGTTATTGGCGGGGACACGGTGGCCCGGGCGCCTGGAGGCGAGTGAGGGGACGGGGTCGCCCGCTGCCATCCTGCCGGCGGGCAGCGCCCGGGGGCGGGAAGTCCTGATCCTGGGGGCCGGGATCGCGGGGCTGGTCAGCGCCTATGAACTGCACCAGGCCGGCTGCCGGGTGCGGGTGCTGGAGGCGCGCGAGCGGGTGGGCGGGCGTTGCTGGACGCTGCGCCGGGGGGATCGGATCAGTGAGTTCGGCGGGGCCGAACAGGTCTGCGACTTCGCCCCGGGGGACTACCTGAACCCGGCCGCGAACCGCATCAAGCCGGATCACCTGGGCGTGCTCTCCTATGTCCGCACGCTCGGTGTGCCGGTGGAGTTGTTCGAGAGCGGCCCTTTGGGCCAGAACTGGCTGCTGCGCCGCCGGCCCGGGCACCCGCTTACCGGCCGGAGGCTGCGCTTCCGTGAACTGGATCGGGATGAACTGGGCTATGCGATGCAGCGCCTGGTGGCCCTGCTGGAGCCCGCCGGGACTGCACCGGGTCTGGAAGACAAGGAATTGGCTGCCTGGGCACGAGGCTTCGGCGAACTGAACGCCGCCGGACGCTATGTCGGCACTGCCGCCCGCGGCTACCGGGTCCCGCCGGGCGCGGTCGACGCACCCGGTGAGCCCGCGCCCCCGCTGCCGGCCGACCAGATCTGGTCCTACGGACCCCTGAGCGCCGTCCCGGACTGGGTCGACAGCGCCAAGTACCCGACCCCAGTCCTCACGGTCACCGGCGGCATCGACGGCCTGGCCCGGGCCGTGGCCGCACGGCTCCCGGCCGGGACCATCCGCCAGGGCGCCGAGGTGATGCGGATCCGCCAGGACGCCGCGGGCGTGACGGTCCACTGGCGCGACGCGGCCTCGGGCCAGGTCCACCAGGAGCGGGCGCAGCAGGCGGTCTGCACCATCCCCTTCATCGTGCTCGCGCGCATCGACAGCGACTTCGACCCGGCGCTGCGCCCCATCATCGCGGGCCTGCCCTATGAGCCGGTGGTCAAGGTTGGGCTCGCCTTCCGGCGCCGCTTCTGGGAGCAGGACGAACAGGTCTTCGGCGGCTATTCCTACCTCGACGACCCGGACCTCATGATCATCTACCCGAGCGCCCGGCTGGGCGCCCCCACCGGGGTCCTGACGCATTATTACAGCGTGCGCGACTCGCTGCCCCTGGCCGCCCTGACACCCGCCGAGCGGGCGCGCCGGGCCCTGACGGACCTCCAATACCTGCACCCCGGGGCGGGGACGGACTTCGCTTCTGCCGTGTCGATCGCCTGGGCGCGCACGCCGTTCAGCGCCGGCTGTTTCGGCAACTGGTCCGCTAACGCCCGCGCCCGCGACCTGCCGCGCATCGCCGCCGGCGACCGGCGGGTCATCTTCGCCGGGGAGCACATCAGCCAGATACCAGGGTGGATGGAGGGGGCCGTCCAGTCGGCCCATGCGGGGCTGAAACGGCTTGCACAGCAGTGGGAGCTACGGTCATGA
- a CDS encoding integration host factor subunit alpha, which produces MALTKADLAEHLFDELGLNKREAKDIVESFFEETRKSLERGDEVKLSGFGNFELREKKERPGRNPKTGEEIPISARRVVTFHPGQKLKARVEAYTAPVPPSATGAEPSE; this is translated from the coding sequence ATGGCCTTGACCAAAGCCGATTTGGCAGAACACCTGTTCGACGAACTCGGGCTCAACAAACGTGAGGCCAAAGATATCGTCGAGAGTTTTTTCGAGGAGACTCGCAAGTCCCTGGAGCGTGGCGATGAGGTCAAGCTGTCCGGCTTCGGGAACTTTGAACTGCGCGAGAAGAAAGAGCGCCCGGGACGCAATCCGAAGACCGGAGAGGAGATCCCGATCTCCGCGCGCCGCGTCGTAACCTTCCATCCGGGCCAGAAGCTCAAAGCACGGGTGGAAGCCTATACGGCACCCGTGCCGCCGAGCGCCACTGGTGCGGAGCCAAGCGAATAA
- a CDS encoding Y-family DNA polymerase — protein MNTGPPRWVMHLDMDAFYAAAEQRDAPALWGRPVVVGAQSGGRGAVATCSYEARRFGIHSAMPINEAHRRCPDAVYLRPRMGHYLEVAQQIRAVMVAGAPVVEPISIDEAFLDVSGLEHLIGPPQTIGRRIKEAIRAAVGLTASVGIAPHRLVAKIASDFGKPNGLIVVPQEQVLDFLGGQPVGVLCGGAAIGPCPGSRGWDYAWSRTYAAGRSRNSRPSWGPRRHQPLPAGAGLASDRVGERAARHSLSKKTTFGVDVTDPGVLHDTLRALAAEVAAAARQAGLAGHTVTLKIRFRGFETQTRQRRLDRRSDAPHPVVRRLVALCGRALAGEAGALDRSGDRRAGPPEPVQPDRFDGGAARPTDNDRERRLTVTVARIHARFGADALRRGLFIANPWDPTAGPHPPPQSPPGNLLLQLILRAYYQILADLIAA, from the coding sequence ATGAACACCGGCCCCCCACGTTGGGTCATGCACCTGGACATGGACGCCTTCTACGCCGCGGCCGAGCAGCGCGATGCCCCAGCCCTGTGGGGACGCCCGGTGGTGGTCGGCGCCCAGTCCGGCGGACGCGGGGCGGTGGCCACCTGCTCCTACGAGGCGCGGCGCTTCGGCATCCACTCGGCCATGCCCATCAACGAGGCCCACCGGCGCTGTCCCGACGCGGTCTACCTGCGCCCGCGCATGGGGCATTACTTGGAGGTCGCCCAGCAGATTCGCGCGGTCATGGTCGCCGGTGCCCCGGTGGTGGAACCGATCTCCATCGACGAGGCCTTTCTCGATGTGAGCGGGCTCGAACACCTGATCGGTCCGCCGCAGACCATCGGCCGGCGGATCAAGGAAGCGATCCGCGCCGCGGTCGGACTGACCGCCTCGGTCGGGATCGCCCCGCATCGGCTGGTGGCCAAGATCGCCTCCGACTTCGGCAAGCCAAACGGCCTGATCGTGGTGCCCCAGGAGCAGGTGCTGGACTTTCTGGGCGGACAACCGGTCGGCGTCCTGTGCGGGGGGGCGGCCATCGGACCCTGCCCCGGCTCACGCGGCTGGGACTACGCATGGTCGCGGACCTACGCAGCTGGTCGCTCGCGCAACTCCAGGCCCAGTTGGGGCCCGCGTCGCCACCAGCCTCTACCAGCAGGCGCGGGCCTCGCCTCCGACCGGGTCGGTGAGCGCGCCGCCCGCCATTCCCTATCCAAGAAGACCACCTTCGGCGTCGACGTCACCGATCCTGGAGTGCTGCACGACACCCTGCGCGCCCTGGCGGCCGAGGTCGCCGCCGCGGCCCGGCAGGCGGGGCTCGCAGGGCACACCGTGACGCTGAAGATTCGCTTCCGCGGCTTCGAGACCCAGACCCGTCAACGACGCCTCGATCGGCGCAGCGACGCCCCGCACCCTGTTGTCCGCCGCCTGGTCGCCCTCTGCGGCCGGGCGCTGGCAGGGGAAGCCGGTGCGCTTGATCGGTCTGGGGATCGCCGCGCTGGGCCCCCGGAGCCGGTCCAGCCGGACCGGTTCGACGGCGGCGCCGCGCGCCCCACAGATAACGACCGGGAGCGGCGTCTTACGGTGACGGTGGCGCGTATCCATGCTCGCTTTGGCGCCGACGCCCTGCGCCGGGGGCTGTTCATCGCCAACCCGTGGGACCCGACCGCCGGCCCGCACCCGCCGCCGCAGAGCCCCCCTGGTAACCTCCTTTTACAATTGATTTTACGCGCTTATTATCAGATACTTGCCGATTTGATAGCAGCGTGA
- a CDS encoding phosphodiester glycosidase family protein, with amino-acid sequence MMTITRPATLFVSSLLLALWSAPLLAVFPAEQPFPGVRYHQETRQSPPLRLFVAEVDVTNPRLRIRVSPGGPDPDGPGAWETTLMTPTAVAARDGFDLAVNGDFFSIRKPPTATAAPVYQPGVWANVVGPAVSGGRAWSIGDRPRPSLVVRATGRVAIERVAKPPANARAIVAGNVMLVERGNIVAHQNQDKHPRTVLGLNGQRTRLVILVVDGRQGGSSGMSYGELASEMIRLGCQSAINLDGGGSTVMVLRDPATRRWRVLNQPSDGQERPVANVLGITAARADRR; translated from the coding sequence ATGATGACCATCACGCGCCCGGCGACCCTCTTCGTCAGCAGCCTCTTGCTGGCGCTCTGGAGCGCGCCGTTGCTGGCCGTGTTTCCGGCTGAACAGCCGTTTCCCGGCGTGCGTTATCATCAGGAAACGCGTCAGTCTCCGCCGCTGCGTCTGTTCGTTGCCGAAGTGGATGTGACCAACCCGCGGCTGCGGATCCGCGTCTCACCGGGAGGTCCTGACCCGGACGGGCCGGGCGCGTGGGAAACCACGCTGATGACCCCGACGGCGGTTGCGGCCCGCGACGGGTTCGACTTGGCGGTGAACGGCGATTTCTTCAGTATTCGCAAGCCGCCGACGGCTACGGCGGCGCCTGTGTACCAGCCTGGCGTGTGGGCCAACGTGGTCGGACCGGCGGTCAGTGGCGGCAGGGCCTGGTCGATCGGTGACCGGCCGCGACCCAGTTTGGTCGTGCGCGCCACGGGCCGGGTTGCGATCGAGCGGGTCGCCAAACCGCCGGCCAACGCCCGGGCGATCGTCGCCGGCAACGTCATGCTCGTTGAGCGCGGGAACATCGTCGCGCACCAGAACCAGGATAAGCATCCGCGTACCGTGCTCGGACTCAACGGCCAGCGCACGCGCTTGGTGATCCTGGTGGTCGACGGCCGCCAGGGTGGGTCGAGCGGGATGAGTTACGGCGAACTGGCGAGCGAGATGATCCGCTTGGGCTGCCAGAGCGCCATCAACCTCGACGGCGGTGGCAGCACGGTCATGGTGCTGCGCGACCCGGCCACGCGGCGCTGGCGCGTGCTCAACCAGCCCAGCGACGGTCAGGAACGCCCCGTCGCGAACGTCCTCGGCATTACCGCAGCACGCGCCGACCGGCGCTGA
- a CDS encoding helix-turn-helix domain-containing protein, translating into MNEDNVVVLNGDRLKQARSTAGLNQAELGQRCGVSQSHISGMERSVRAPSIELLDTLSQALGVSAHWLMGGDSDDTLATTEIGREHILAERKTPVGLASLAGDECLCEHLHIRSIEWRALRSLQPPNGLNKEGYLVVLLALRGHRAT; encoded by the coding sequence ATGAACGAAGACAACGTCGTGGTGTTAAATGGTGACCGCTTGAAGCAGGCGCGCAGCACTGCTGGTTTGAACCAAGCCGAGTTGGGTCAGCGGTGCGGGGTGAGCCAGTCCCACATCAGCGGCATGGAGCGCAGCGTGCGCGCGCCGTCGATCGAGCTGCTCGACACGCTGTCGCAGGCCTTGGGCGTCAGCGCCCATTGGCTGATGGGAGGCGACAGCGACGACACGCTGGCGACCACGGAGATCGGTCGTGAGCACATCTTGGCGGAGCGCAAGACGCCGGTCGGCCTGGCGAGCCTGGCCGGGGACGAATGTCTGTGCGAGCATTTGCACATCCGCTCAATCGAGTGGCGGGCGTTGCGCTCGTTGCAGCCGCCCAATGGGCTGAACAAAGAGGGATATTTGGTGGTACTGCTCGCGTTACGCGGCCACCGGGCCACGTAA